One window of the Streptomyces asoensis genome contains the following:
- a CDS encoding DUF4365 domain-containing protein: MAIAQPERGGLLPEREGLHRGTLATTACMETLQVGYLHAVAAAAGCSLSQPFPDNGIDWHVSHSAPGHTVDDEVTIKVQLKATYQIRPNPPGRFFSFTLDNDHLRKLARTPVSVHKILVVMLVPRSQDQWLRAGHDCLELRHCCYWVNLAGHPITGRTRTTVRIPTTRIFDDRALCEIMTRAGTGGRP; the protein is encoded by the coding sequence ATGGCGATAGCGCAGCCCGAGCGGGGCGGGCTGCTGCCCGAACGCGAGGGGCTTCATCGCGGCACGCTCGCCACCACCGCCTGCATGGAGACACTCCAGGTGGGCTATCTGCACGCCGTCGCGGCGGCGGCGGGATGCTCGCTGTCCCAGCCGTTCCCGGACAACGGCATCGACTGGCACGTCAGCCACAGCGCTCCCGGGCACACCGTCGACGACGAGGTCACCATAAAGGTGCAGCTCAAGGCGACCTACCAGATCCGGCCCAACCCGCCCGGCCGCTTCTTCTCCTTCACGCTCGACAACGACCACCTGCGCAAGCTCGCCCGCACCCCGGTGTCGGTGCACAAGATCCTCGTCGTGATGCTCGTCCCGCGGTCCCAGGACCAGTGGCTGCGTGCCGGCCACGACTGCCTCGAACTGCGGCACTGCTGCTACTGGGTCAATCTCGCCGGCCACCCGATCACCGGCCGGACCCGGACCACCGTGCGGATACCGACCACACGCATCTTCGACGACCGGGCGCTGTGCGAGATCATGACGCGGGCCGGGACGGGAGGCAGACCATGA
- a CDS encoding exonuclease domain-containing protein translates to MTYWYEGPLAAFDTETTGVDVETDRIVSAALVVQDAPGVRPRVSRWLVNPGVPVPAGATEVHGLTDDHLQRNGRWPAPVMFEIAELLAEQAAAGRPLVVMNAPFDLTLLDRELRRHRASALDNWLGAAPLRVLDPRVLDKHLDRYRKGRRTLTDLCAHYDVTLTDAHDAAADALAALEVVRALARRFAARLERLSPAELHTLQTTWHAAQARGLQAWFARSGTPETVDTSWPLRPELPAAA, encoded by the coding sequence ATGACGTACTGGTACGAGGGGCCTCTGGCCGCCTTTGACACGGAGACGACGGGCGTCGACGTGGAGACCGACCGAATCGTGTCGGCCGCCCTCGTCGTCCAGGACGCGCCGGGGGTCCGGCCCAGGGTGAGCCGCTGGCTGGTGAACCCGGGCGTGCCGGTGCCGGCCGGGGCGACGGAGGTGCACGGGCTGACGGACGATCACCTTCAGCGCAACGGCCGCTGGCCGGCGCCGGTGATGTTCGAGATAGCCGAGCTGCTCGCCGAACAGGCCGCCGCGGGACGCCCGTTGGTGGTGATGAACGCGCCGTTCGACCTGACGCTGCTCGACCGTGAGCTGCGCAGGCACCGGGCCTCCGCGCTGGACAACTGGCTGGGCGCGGCCCCGCTGCGGGTGCTGGACCCGCGGGTCCTCGACAAGCATCTGGACCGCTACCGCAAGGGCCGGCGCACGCTCACCGACCTGTGCGCGCACTACGACGTGACGCTGACCGACGCGCACGACGCGGCGGCGGACGCGCTGGCCGCGCTGGAGGTCGTCCGGGCGCTGGCCCGGCGGTTCGCGGCCCGGCTGGAACGCCTGTCCCCCGCCGAGCTGCACACGCTCCAGACGACCTGGCACGCGGCTCAGGCGCGCGGGCTCCAGGCGTGGTTCGCGCGCAGCGGTACACCGGAGACGGTGGACACCTCCTGGCCGCTGCGCCCGGAGCTGCCGGCGGCGGCCTAG
- a CDS encoding SRPBCC family protein encodes MDWTRYRFHSLWALPAPPARVYEELERAEDYPRWWRQVREVNRVDSATAVIRVRSLLPYDLTFTAREVRRDAAAGVLEIAMTGDIDGWARWTVTAEGSGTLARYDQVVQVDKPLLRRFAVPGRPVFRLNHRLMMRAGRRGLAGYLQAV; translated from the coding sequence ATGGACTGGACCCGTTACCGCTTCCACAGCCTGTGGGCCCTGCCCGCGCCGCCCGCCCGCGTGTACGAAGAGCTGGAGCGGGCCGAGGACTACCCGCGCTGGTGGCGCCAGGTGCGCGAGGTGAACCGGGTCGACAGCGCGACCGCCGTCATCCGCGTCCGCTCCCTCCTCCCGTACGACCTGACCTTCACCGCGCGTGAGGTGCGGCGCGACGCGGCGGCCGGGGTCCTGGAGATCGCGATGACGGGCGACATCGACGGCTGGGCGCGCTGGACGGTCACCGCCGAAGGCTCCGGCACCCTCGCCCGCTACGACCAGGTGGTCCAGGTCGACAAGCCGCTGCTGCGGCGGTTCGCCGTCCCGGGCCGGCCGGTGTTCCGACTCAACCACCGGCTGATGATGCGGGCCGGACGGCGCGGCCTGGCCGGGTACCTGCAAGCGGTTTGA